In Rosa chinensis cultivar Old Blush chromosome 1, RchiOBHm-V2, whole genome shotgun sequence, a genomic segment contains:
- the LOC112196577 gene encoding uncharacterized protein LOC112196577 isoform X1 — protein MSHRSVQWTDVLKWMDSHTSLSNLEGFFLRLRLGKSETGLGGTRYYVSCITGTTGSQRESHPQNAKKSISVIVGEIRCVVEAQYVSNHDFLEALKFTTNDLYSLLFASKRAEISERLPCIENESLTHHLKILQESWKEPSSWLKESILLSSDDTYIHMQQLHMCMFYIVSAFALFNC, from the exons ATGAGCCACAGGAGTGTGCAGTGGACAGATGTCCTGAA ATGGATGGATTCTCATACCTCACTCTCAAATCTGGAAGGGTTTTTCTTGCGTCTGCGACTTGGTAAATCTGAAACAGGACTAGGCGGAACTAGATACTATGTGTCATGTATAACTG GCACAACAGGTTCTCAGAGGGAAAGTCATCCACAGAATGCCAAAAAATCTATATCTGTCATTGTTGGGGAGATTAGATGTGTGGTTGAGGCCCAGTATGTATCCAACCATGATTTCCTTGAG GCTCTCAAATTTACTACCAATGACCTGTACAGTTTGTTGTTTGCAAGTAAGAGAGCTGAAATAAGCGAAAGGCTACCCTGCATTGAGAATGAGAGCTTGACCCATCACTTAAAGATCTTGCAGGAGAGTTGGAAGGAGCCATCAAGTTGGTTGAAGGAAAGCATTTTGTTAAGTTCTGATGATACATATATTCACATGCAGCAACTGCATATGTGCATGTTTTatattgtatcagcttttgctcTTTTTAATTGTTAG
- the LOC112196577 gene encoding uncharacterized protein LOC112196577 isoform X2 codes for MSHRSVQWTDVLKWMDSHTSLSNLEGFFLRLRLGKSETGLGGTRYYVSCITGSQRESHPQNAKKSISVIVGEIRCVVEAQYVSNHDFLEALKFTTNDLYSLLFASKRAEISERLPCIENESLTHHLKILQESWKEPSSWLKESILLSSDDTYIHMQQLHMCMFYIVSAFALFNC; via the exons ATGAGCCACAGGAGTGTGCAGTGGACAGATGTCCTGAA ATGGATGGATTCTCATACCTCACTCTCAAATCTGGAAGGGTTTTTCTTGCGTCTGCGACTTGGTAAATCTGAAACAGGACTAGGCGGAACTAGATACTATGTGTCATGTATAACTG GTTCTCAGAGGGAAAGTCATCCACAGAATGCCAAAAAATCTATATCTGTCATTGTTGGGGAGATTAGATGTGTGGTTGAGGCCCAGTATGTATCCAACCATGATTTCCTTGAG GCTCTCAAATTTACTACCAATGACCTGTACAGTTTGTTGTTTGCAAGTAAGAGAGCTGAAATAAGCGAAAGGCTACCCTGCATTGAGAATGAGAGCTTGACCCATCACTTAAAGATCTTGCAGGAGAGTTGGAAGGAGCCATCAAGTTGGTTGAAGGAAAGCATTTTGTTAAGTTCTGATGATACATATATTCACATGCAGCAACTGCATATGTGCATGTTTTatattgtatcagcttttgctcTTTTTAATTGTTAG
- the LOC112196577 gene encoding uncharacterized protein LOC112196577 isoform X5, translating to MSHRSVQWTDVLKWMDSHTSLSNLEGFFLRLRLGKSETGLGGTRYYVSCITGTTGSQRESHPQNAKKSISVIVGEIRCVVEAQYVSNHDFLE from the exons ATGAGCCACAGGAGTGTGCAGTGGACAGATGTCCTGAA ATGGATGGATTCTCATACCTCACTCTCAAATCTGGAAGGGTTTTTCTTGCGTCTGCGACTTGGTAAATCTGAAACAGGACTAGGCGGAACTAGATACTATGTGTCATGTATAACTG GCACAACAGGTTCTCAGAGGGAAAGTCATCCACAGAATGCCAAAAAATCTATATCTGTCATTGTTGGGGAGATTAGATGTGTGGTTGAGGCCCAGTATGTATCCAACCATGATTTCCTTGAG TAA
- the LOC112196577 gene encoding uncharacterized protein LOC112196577 isoform X3: MSHRSVQWTDVLKWMDSHTSLSNLEGFFLRLRLGKSETGLGGTRYYVSCITGTTGSQRESHPQNAKKSISVIVGEIRCVVEAQYVSNHDFLEGRLSNLLPMTCTVCCLQVRELK; this comes from the exons ATGAGCCACAGGAGTGTGCAGTGGACAGATGTCCTGAA ATGGATGGATTCTCATACCTCACTCTCAAATCTGGAAGGGTTTTTCTTGCGTCTGCGACTTGGTAAATCTGAAACAGGACTAGGCGGAACTAGATACTATGTGTCATGTATAACTG GCACAACAGGTTCTCAGAGGGAAAGTCATCCACAGAATGCCAAAAAATCTATATCTGTCATTGTTGGGGAGATTAGATGTGTGGTTGAGGCCCAGTATGTATCCAACCATGATTTCCTTGAG GGTAGGCTCTCAAATTTACTACCAATGACCTGTACAGTTTGTTGTTTGCAAGTAAGAGAGCTGAAATAA
- the LOC112196577 gene encoding uncharacterized protein LOC112196577 isoform X4 produces the protein MSHRSVQWTDVLKWMDSHTSLSNLEGFFLRLRLGKSETGLGGTRYYVSCITGTTGSQRESHPQNAKKSISVIVGEIRCVVEAQYVSNHDFLEFVVCK, from the exons ATGAGCCACAGGAGTGTGCAGTGGACAGATGTCCTGAA ATGGATGGATTCTCATACCTCACTCTCAAATCTGGAAGGGTTTTTCTTGCGTCTGCGACTTGGTAAATCTGAAACAGGACTAGGCGGAACTAGATACTATGTGTCATGTATAACTG GCACAACAGGTTCTCAGAGGGAAAGTCATCCACAGAATGCCAAAAAATCTATATCTGTCATTGTTGGGGAGATTAGATGTGTGGTTGAGGCCCAGTATGTATCCAACCATGATTTCCTTGAG TTTGTTGTTTGCAAGTAA